The following are encoded together in the Microterricola viridarii genome:
- a CDS encoding thiolase family protein has protein sequence MAERTDVVFVDGVRTPFGRAGEKGMYWNTRADDLVVKAIIGLLERNPNVPKDRIDEVAIAATTQQGDQGLTLGRTAALLAGLPKSVPGFAIDRMCAGAMTSVTTLGSGIGFGAYDLAIAGGVEHMGRHPMGFGADPNPRFLAERLVSADALNMGNTAERIHDRFPHLTKERADRFGMRSQQKVAAAYAAGNIQPDLVPVALRTDAGWGLATQDEGMRPETTIEGLATLKTPFRPHGRVTAGNASPLTDGATASLLASAETATELGLRAKMRMVSFAFAGVEPEIMGLGPVPSTEKALRKAGLNITDIGLFELNEAFAVQVLSFLDHFGIDDEDPRVNQWGGAIAIGHPLAASGVRLMIQLARQFEQHPEVRYGITAMCVGLGQGGTVIWENPHYAGLTHTNAAN, from the coding sequence GTGGCCGAAAGAACTGACGTCGTGTTTGTGGACGGGGTTCGCACCCCGTTCGGGCGAGCCGGCGAAAAGGGCATGTACTGGAACACCCGGGCCGATGACCTCGTTGTCAAGGCCATCATCGGGTTGCTCGAGCGAAACCCCAATGTCCCGAAGGATCGCATCGACGAGGTCGCCATTGCCGCGACCACGCAGCAGGGCGACCAGGGTCTGACCCTCGGCCGCACGGCGGCGCTGCTCGCCGGCCTGCCGAAATCCGTTCCCGGCTTCGCCATTGACCGCATGTGTGCCGGAGCGATGACCTCGGTCACGACCCTCGGCTCCGGCATCGGCTTCGGCGCATACGACCTCGCCATCGCCGGCGGTGTCGAGCACATGGGCCGCCACCCGATGGGCTTCGGCGCCGACCCGAACCCGCGCTTCCTCGCCGAGCGGCTCGTCAGCGCCGACGCCCTCAACATGGGCAACACGGCCGAGCGCATCCACGACCGCTTCCCGCACCTGACCAAGGAGCGCGCCGACCGTTTCGGCATGCGCAGCCAGCAGAAGGTCGCCGCGGCATACGCAGCCGGCAACATCCAGCCCGACCTCGTGCCCGTCGCGCTGCGCACGGATGCCGGCTGGGGTCTCGCCACGCAGGACGAGGGCATGCGGCCCGAGACCACGATTGAGGGCCTGGCCACCCTGAAGACCCCGTTCCGCCCGCACGGCCGGGTCACGGCCGGCAACGCCTCGCCGCTGACCGACGGTGCCACCGCCAGCCTGCTGGCCAGCGCCGAGACGGCCACCGAACTCGGCCTCCGCGCCAAGATGCGCATGGTCAGTTTCGCCTTCGCCGGTGTCGAACCGGAGATCATGGGCCTCGGCCCCGTCCCTTCCACGGAGAAGGCGCTCCGCAAGGCGGGCCTCAACATCACAGACATTGGCCTGTTCGAGCTGAACGAGGCCTTCGCTGTGCAGGTGCTCTCGTTCCTCGACCACTTCGGAATCGACGACGAGGATCCCCGGGTGAATCAGTGGGGCGGCGCGATCGCGATCGGCCACCCGCTCGCCGCCAGCGGCGTGCGCCTGATGATCCAGCTCGCCCGCCAGTTCGAGCAGCACCCGGAGGTCCGTTACGGGATCACCGCGATGTGCGTCGGCCTCGGCCAGGGCGGCACCGTCATCTGGGAGAACCCCCACTACGCCGGCCTCACCCACACCAACGCTGCGAACTAA
- a CDS encoding HRDC domain-containing protein has product MAEPKRHVIDTRAEYLEAVDLIAAGTGPIAIDAERASGFRYSQRAYLIQVFRRDAGVFLFDPPAIGTFDELQDVIADVEWVLHAASQDIACLREVGLDPHDIFDTELCARLLGFARVGLGTVIEQQLGVHLAKEHSAADWSTRPLPDSWLEYAALDVELLVDLRDSLAQLLEESGKEEIARQEFAAVLTKEAKPAAAEPWRRLSGIHGVRSPRSLAVARELWLARDAYAQEIDTAPGRLVPDSSLLAVVKAMPSSRKALSDMRDFTGRASRSELTRWWEAVERGLNTSELPAVRVNGDTLPPPRAWSERNPEADLRLKAARGAMAEVAEELDIPLENLLTPEYLRRLAWQPPESITPDSVSEALRDLGARPWQIDASAQKISDAFVEAHQSILESSEARS; this is encoded by the coding sequence GTGGCTGAGCCGAAGCGTCATGTCATCGACACCCGAGCCGAGTACCTGGAGGCCGTCGATCTGATCGCGGCCGGCACCGGCCCCATCGCCATCGACGCCGAACGGGCCAGCGGATTCCGTTACTCCCAGCGCGCCTACCTCATCCAGGTCTTCCGCCGCGACGCCGGCGTCTTCCTCTTCGACCCTCCCGCGATCGGTACTTTCGACGAGCTGCAGGACGTCATCGCCGACGTCGAGTGGGTGCTGCACGCCGCCAGCCAGGACATCGCCTGTCTGCGAGAGGTCGGCCTCGACCCGCACGACATCTTCGACACCGAACTCTGCGCCCGCCTGCTCGGCTTCGCCCGGGTCGGCCTCGGCACCGTCATCGAGCAGCAGCTCGGCGTGCACCTGGCCAAGGAGCACTCGGCGGCGGACTGGTCGACCAGGCCCCTGCCCGACTCCTGGCTGGAATACGCCGCGCTCGACGTCGAGCTTTTGGTGGACCTGCGCGATTCGCTCGCCCAACTGCTGGAGGAGTCCGGCAAGGAGGAGATCGCCAGGCAGGAATTCGCCGCGGTGCTCACCAAGGAGGCCAAGCCGGCCGCCGCCGAGCCGTGGCGCCGCCTGTCCGGAATCCATGGCGTGCGCTCCCCGCGCAGCCTCGCCGTGGCACGCGAGCTCTGGCTCGCCCGCGACGCGTATGCCCAGGAGATCGACACGGCCCCCGGCCGGCTCGTGCCCGACTCGTCGCTGCTCGCCGTGGTGAAGGCAATGCCGTCCAGCCGCAAGGCGCTCTCAGACATGCGCGACTTCACGGGGCGCGCCAGCCGCAGCGAGCTCACCCGTTGGTGGGAGGCCGTCGAGCGTGGCCTGAACACGAGCGAGCTACCCGCTGTGCGCGTCAACGGCGACACCCTGCCGCCGCCCCGCGCCTGGTCGGAGCGCAACCCGGAGGCCGACCTGCGTCTGAAGGCCGCCCGCGGCGCGATGGCCGAGGTCGCAGAGGAGCTCGACATCCCGCTCGAGAACCTGCTCACCCCGGAGTACCTGCGCCGCCTGGCCTGGCAGCCGCCGGAATCCATCACGCCAGACTCGGTCAGCGAGGCGCTGCGCGATCTGGGTGCACGCCCGTGGCAGATTGACGCTTCTGCACAGAAAATCAGTGACGCGTTTGTAGAAGCCCACCAATCGATACTGGAATCGTCCGAAGCGCGGTCGTAG
- a CDS encoding DUF3000 domain-containing protein has protein sequence MPESPSESHLPPEFQAAIDAARRAATRPELIVTEIPAPGSLAPHALALAADVSPSRHGSDSDFGTGRFILLYDEEEPEEWGGKFRIVCFAQAPLETEIGLDPFLADVAWSWLVDALDARGAQYSAASGTATKILSTGFGELSAQGDGAQIELRASWTPHDHNVAPHVEGWGELLCMLAGLPPTMEGVSMLTPKRTRRG, from the coding sequence GTGCCCGAATCACCGTCTGAGTCCCACCTCCCGCCGGAATTCCAAGCGGCGATCGATGCGGCACGTCGGGCCGCCACCCGGCCGGAACTCATCGTCACCGAGATCCCCGCTCCGGGCAGCCTGGCCCCGCACGCTCTGGCGCTGGCCGCCGACGTCTCGCCGTCCAGACACGGCAGCGACTCCGACTTCGGTACCGGCCGTTTCATCCTGCTCTACGACGAGGAGGAGCCAGAGGAGTGGGGTGGCAAATTCCGAATCGTCTGCTTCGCCCAAGCCCCGCTGGAGACCGAGATTGGACTCGATCCCTTCCTCGCCGACGTAGCATGGTCTTGGCTTGTTGATGCTCTCGACGCCCGTGGAGCCCAATACTCCGCGGCATCCGGCACAGCAACCAAAATTCTCTCCACCGGTTTCGGGGAGCTCTCTGCACAGGGCGACGGCGCTCAGATTGAACTGCGCGCCTCGTGGACGCCGCACGATCACAATGTCGCCCCCCATGTCGAAGGCTGGGGTGAACTCTTGTGCATGCTCGCCGGACTGCCCCCGACAATGGAAGGCGTGAGCATGCTGACACCGAAACGGACCCGCCGTGGCTGA
- a CDS encoding alpha/beta hydrolase family protein, protein MDARGSGEAVSSGRSRRRWLIGSGIVLAGVGLAVGGALATVVVVFARKVVTPPRRRKDEVRILDVDQAGATVVLAADPDTVVDGHYGLWFSAERGHARVGEILGRTETTVTRRLLRTDFGDLPDASTGRWSGWFYLGPWEFDLPFENVIVSTPVGPAPAWWVPASEPSSRWVIQVHGRAVRRQECLRAIPVFHEAGMHSLLVSYRNDGEAPESRDGRYGLGDTEWQDVAAAIRFAREHGATDVVLMGWSMGGAIAMQTALRAEERELLRGIVLESPAVDWYDILRFQGAGYGLPQAINSAAIQTIASPWGRAVTGLDEAIDFERLDITGRADDVTLPILLMHSVDDGYVPITGSRQLAAARPDIVTFEEFRRARHTKLWNYDPDRWNGAIRDWLATL, encoded by the coding sequence ATGGATGCACGGGGGAGTGGCGAGGCGGTGTCGAGTGGACGTTCCCGACGCCGCTGGCTGATCGGCAGCGGCATTGTGCTGGCCGGCGTCGGGTTGGCGGTCGGAGGCGCACTAGCGACTGTGGTGGTGGTCTTCGCACGCAAGGTGGTGACGCCGCCGCGCCGCCGCAAAGACGAGGTGCGCATCCTCGATGTGGACCAGGCCGGGGCCACCGTGGTGCTGGCCGCAGACCCGGACACCGTGGTCGACGGCCACTACGGGCTCTGGTTCAGCGCCGAGCGCGGGCATGCCCGCGTCGGCGAGATCCTCGGGCGCACCGAGACGACCGTGACCAGACGCCTTCTGCGCACCGATTTCGGCGATCTGCCCGACGCCTCGACCGGCCGCTGGAGCGGCTGGTTCTACCTGGGGCCGTGGGAGTTCGACCTGCCGTTCGAGAACGTCATCGTGTCGACGCCGGTCGGCCCTGCCCCCGCCTGGTGGGTGCCGGCATCCGAGCCCAGCAGCCGCTGGGTGATCCAGGTGCACGGGCGCGCCGTGCGCAGGCAGGAGTGCCTGCGCGCAATCCCCGTCTTCCACGAGGCCGGCATGCACAGCCTGCTCGTGTCGTACCGCAACGACGGGGAGGCCCCGGAAAGCCGCGACGGCCGCTACGGCCTGGGCGACACGGAATGGCAGGACGTGGCGGCGGCGATCCGCTTCGCGCGCGAGCACGGCGCGACCGATGTCGTGCTGATGGGCTGGTCGATGGGCGGCGCCATCGCGATGCAGACGGCGCTGCGTGCAGAGGAGCGAGAGCTGCTGCGCGGGATCGTGCTGGAGTCACCGGCCGTCGACTGGTACGACATCCTGCGGTTCCAGGGGGCGGGCTACGGCCTGCCTCAGGCCATCAACAGTGCCGCGATCCAGACCATTGCCTCGCCGTGGGGCCGGGCCGTCACCGGGCTTGACGAGGCCATCGACTTCGAACGGCTCGACATCACGGGACGCGCGGATGACGTGACTCTGCCGATCCTGCTCATGCACAGCGTCGACGACGGCTACGTGCCGATCACCGGCTCTCGCCAGCTGGCGGCAGCCCGGCCCGACATCGTCACGTTCGAGGAGTTCCGGCGCGCCCGCCACACCAAGCTCTGGAACTACGACCCCGACCGGTGGAACGGCGCCATCCGCGACTGGTTGGCGACGCTCTAG
- a CDS encoding SufE family protein, which translates to MTTTAELPEQLAEIRDDFLALEQRDRLQLLLEFSNELPELPERYQDHPDLFERVEECQSPVFLFVEVDEAGTVQLYATAPAESPTTRGFASILAQGLSGLSPEEVLAVPDDFPQTLGLTQAVSPLRIRGMTGMLARTKRQIRVRIAA; encoded by the coding sequence GTGACTACGACTGCCGAGCTCCCCGAACAACTGGCCGAGATCCGCGACGACTTCCTCGCACTGGAACAGCGCGACCGGTTGCAGCTCCTGCTCGAGTTCTCGAATGAGCTGCCGGAGTTGCCCGAGCGCTACCAGGACCACCCCGACCTGTTCGAGCGGGTCGAGGAGTGCCAGTCCCCCGTGTTCCTGTTCGTCGAGGTCGACGAGGCCGGAACCGTGCAGCTGTACGCGACGGCCCCGGCCGAGTCGCCGACGACGCGCGGCTTCGCCTCGATTCTGGCGCAGGGCCTCTCCGGGCTGAGCCCGGAGGAGGTGCTCGCTGTTCCCGACGACTTCCCGCAGACGCTCGGCCTCACCCAGGCCGTTTCGCCGCTGCGGATTCGCGGGATGACGGGCATGCTGGCCCGCACCAAGCGGCAGATCCGGGTGCGGATCGCCGCCTAG
- a CDS encoding sulfurtransferase yields MPVDYDPAAKFAEYAHPERLVSTDWLAAHLGDPGLVVIESDEDILLYETGHIPTAVKIDWHTELNDPVLRDFVQGEEFARLLGEKGISRDSTVVLYGDKNNWWAAYALWIFTLFGHEDVRLLDGGRDLWIAEGRELTTERPAPASVEYPVIERDDTTLRAFKDDVLAHFGNPLIDVRSIEEYTGERTEIPGYPSEGALRAGHIPSAAAVPWARAAAPDATFKSRAELDAIYKGDAGLRTGDDVITYCRIGERSSHTWFVLSYLLGFEDVRNYDGSWTEWGSAVRVPITLGTEPGTAPAPTAAVAK; encoded by the coding sequence ATGCCCGTCGACTATGACCCCGCTGCGAAGTTCGCCGAATACGCGCACCCCGAGCGGCTCGTCTCGACCGACTGGTTGGCCGCCCACCTCGGAGACCCGGGCCTGGTCGTGATCGAGAGCGACGAGGACATCCTGCTCTACGAGACCGGCCACATCCCCACCGCGGTGAAGATCGACTGGCACACCGAGTTGAACGACCCGGTGCTGCGCGACTTCGTTCAGGGTGAGGAGTTCGCCCGTCTGCTGGGCGAGAAGGGCATCAGCCGCGACAGCACGGTCGTGCTCTACGGCGACAAGAACAACTGGTGGGCCGCGTACGCACTGTGGATCTTCACGCTGTTCGGCCACGAGGATGTGCGCCTGCTCGACGGCGGCCGCGACCTGTGGATCGCCGAGGGGCGCGAGCTCACCACGGAGCGGCCCGCTCCGGCATCCGTCGAGTACCCGGTCATCGAGCGCGACGACACAACCCTGCGCGCCTTCAAGGACGACGTCCTGGCCCACTTCGGCAACCCGCTGATCGACGTGCGCTCCATCGAGGAGTACACGGGCGAGCGCACCGAGATCCCCGGCTACCCCTCTGAGGGTGCGCTGCGGGCCGGCCACATCCCGAGCGCGGCGGCCGTGCCGTGGGCGCGCGCTGCGGCACCGGATGCCACGTTCAAGAGCCGCGCGGAGCTGGATGCCATCTACAAGGGTGACGCGGGGCTCCGCACGGGCGACGACGTCATCACCTACTGCCGCATCGGGGAGCGTTCCAGCCACACCTGGTTCGTGCTCAGCTACCTGCTCGGGTTCGAGGACGTGCGCAACTACGACGGCTCCTGGACAGAGTGGGGCAGCGCAGTGCGGGTACCGATCACGCTCGGCACGGAGCCCGGCACCGCGCCGGCCCCCACGGCGGCCGTGGCAAAATAG
- the zapE gene encoding cell division protein ZapE, with protein sequence MHSSTALRLIDRSPTITGSEIAGGLVPPPQFEHASFDSYRPDADYPSQAGAVEKLKEFEGVWRAQRPGGFFSRNRKPKSALPGIYLDGGFGVGKTHLLASLWHAAPGPKYFGTFIEYTALVGALGYAETVALLSGTRLICIDEFELDDPGDTMLMTRLLGELMATGTRVAATSNTPPNSLGEGRFAASDFLREIQALSSNFETVRIDGLDYRRRNVEGRATSVEDSALEHMVDTMVGRGTAVSSDNFDEMMKHLATVHPSKYIKMIDGIDVIALSGAHVLHNQTDALRLVAFIDRVYDAEIPIVASGTPLSEVFDDDMMGGGYRKKYQRAMSRLIALTTGELPPHD encoded by the coding sequence ATGCACAGCTCCACCGCACTTCGACTGATCGATCGCTCGCCGACCATCACCGGCAGCGAGATCGCCGGTGGGCTGGTGCCGCCGCCCCAGTTCGAGCACGCCTCCTTTGACTCCTACCGGCCCGATGCCGACTACCCGTCGCAGGCCGGCGCGGTCGAAAAGTTGAAGGAGTTCGAGGGCGTCTGGCGCGCACAGCGCCCCGGCGGCTTCTTCTCGCGCAACCGCAAGCCCAAGTCCGCGCTGCCCGGGATCTACCTGGACGGCGGCTTCGGCGTCGGCAAGACGCACCTGCTCGCTTCGCTCTGGCACGCAGCCCCCGGCCCCAAGTACTTCGGCACGTTCATCGAGTACACGGCGCTCGTCGGGGCGCTCGGCTACGCCGAGACGGTCGCCTTGTTGAGCGGCACCCGCCTGATCTGCATCGACGAGTTCGAGCTGGACGACCCGGGCGACACCATGCTGATGACCCGGCTGCTCGGCGAGCTGATGGCCACCGGCACCCGCGTCGCCGCGACATCCAACACCCCACCGAACTCGCTGGGCGAGGGGCGCTTCGCCGCCTCCGACTTCCTCCGCGAGATCCAGGCGCTCTCCTCCAACTTCGAGACGGTGCGTATCGACGGCCTCGACTACCGCCGCCGCAACGTCGAGGGCCGGGCCACCTCGGTCGAGGATTCCGCGCTGGAGCACATGGTCGACACGATGGTCGGGCGCGGCACCGCCGTCAGCTCTGACAACTTCGACGAGATGATGAAGCACCTGGCCACGGTGCACCCCTCCAAGTACATCAAGATGATCGACGGCATCGACGTGATCGCGCTCAGCGGCGCCCACGTGCTGCACAACCAGACCGACGCGCTGCGCTTGGTCGCTTTCATCGACCGCGTGTACGACGCCGAGATCCCCATCGTGGCCAGCGGCACGCCGCTCAGCGAGGTATTCGACGACGACATGATGGGCGGTGGGTACCGCAAGAAGTACCAGCGCGCCATGTCGCGGCTGATCGCGCTGACCACGGGGGAGCTGCCGCCGCACGACTGA
- a CDS encoding ammonium transporter, translated as MDTGSIAWAITATALVLLMTPGVAFFYGGLVKAKSVVSMMMMSFGALGLISVLWILYGFSMSAVDAPTDFAGNPFADFGLGALATGATSNTDLLGATFGATFAIITVALISGAIADRAKFGSWMIFAGIWATLVYFPVAAWVWGGGWIMELGNTLGLPSVIDYAGGTAVHINAGAAALALALVLGKRVGFQKGITKPHNVPLVLLGAAILWFGWFGFNAGAEWLNGLANVGLIVVNTLGATAAAILGWLVVEKFKDGKATSVGAASGAVAGLVAITPACANLEPGWALLLGVVAGAVCAMAVELKFKFGFDDSLDVVGIHLVGGIIGTLYLGFFAIGTGLFTGGNLGQLAVQAIAAGAVLLYSFIVAFALGFAIEKTIGFRVKNADEVAGIDTVVHGEEAYALNEV; from the coding sequence ATGGACACAGGCAGCATTGCTTGGGCGATCACAGCAACGGCACTCGTGCTGTTGATGACGCCGGGCGTCGCATTCTTCTACGGCGGCCTGGTGAAAGCCAAGAGCGTCGTGAGCATGATGATGATGAGCTTCGGCGCGCTCGGCCTGATCAGCGTGCTGTGGATCCTCTATGGCTTCAGCATGAGCGCGGTCGACGCGCCGACAGACTTCGCCGGCAACCCGTTCGCAGACTTCGGCCTCGGCGCGCTCGCAACGGGGGCGACCTCGAACACCGACCTGCTCGGTGCCACCTTCGGGGCGACGTTCGCGATCATCACGGTCGCCCTGATCTCCGGCGCCATCGCCGATCGGGCCAAGTTCGGATCCTGGATGATCTTCGCCGGCATCTGGGCCACCCTCGTCTACTTCCCGGTCGCGGCCTGGGTGTGGGGCGGCGGCTGGATCATGGAGCTTGGCAACACGCTCGGCCTGCCGAGCGTCATCGACTACGCCGGCGGCACAGCGGTGCACATCAACGCCGGTGCGGCCGCACTGGCACTCGCCCTCGTTCTCGGCAAGCGCGTCGGGTTCCAGAAGGGCATCACCAAGCCGCACAACGTTCCGCTCGTCCTGCTCGGTGCCGCGATCCTCTGGTTCGGCTGGTTCGGCTTCAACGCCGGAGCCGAGTGGCTGAACGGCCTCGCCAACGTCGGGCTCATCGTCGTCAACACCCTGGGCGCCACCGCGGCGGCCATCCTCGGCTGGCTGGTAGTGGAGAAGTTCAAGGACGGCAAGGCCACCTCGGTGGGTGCGGCATCCGGTGCCGTCGCCGGCCTCGTCGCCATCACCCCGGCCTGCGCCAACCTCGAGCCCGGCTGGGCCTTGCTGCTCGGCGTCGTTGCCGGTGCCGTCTGCGCCATGGCCGTCGAATTGAAGTTCAAGTTCGGCTTCGATGACTCGCTCGACGTCGTCGGCATCCACCTGGTCGGCGGCATCATCGGAACCCTCTACCTGGGCTTCTTCGCCATCGGGACCGGCCTGTTCACCGGAGGCAACCTCGGCCAGCTGGCCGTCCAGGCCATCGCGGCCGGCGCGGTGCTGCTGTACTCCTTCATCGTGGCGTTCGCGCTCGGTTTCGCCATCGAGAAGACCATCGGCTTCCGCGTGAAGAACGCCGACGAGGTCGCCGGAATCGACACCGTCGTGCACGGGGAAGAGGCCTACGCGCTGAACGAGGTCTGA
- a CDS encoding ammonium transporter, whose product MNYDHPGFVLAFSALLPVLAAGLALLGGLRMQQLPWVASACALVLALWALAGARSVLGEDASLSLSIFYGMMIALTAVQFGAVMPRESTAEGGRPRLIGWLVFVVIWTVVVQFAVAGWTLNLVDGWLVTGLGLLDFGGAAMLFLSTAAGGLGWLLVNRTRGPIVAVAAPRRAALTIAFLWAGFFAVTVGSEAVPDATALAAAVNTVVAPLCAAVAWAVVERIRHRRFTLGGTVRGVFAGLVAITAAADVLTPTWAGILGLAAGALAAVVSGPRGSALGHLLAQLSAAALGLVFIGILGEGVGGLLTGSWVQLGAQLFSVGVVAGFAFWFAATMAIIVRRLGAQLDWLRRRPERAV is encoded by the coding sequence GTGAACTACGACCATCCGGGCTTCGTCCTCGCCTTCTCGGCGCTGCTGCCGGTGCTCGCGGCCGGGCTCGCCCTGCTGGGTGGGCTGCGCATGCAGCAGCTGCCCTGGGTCGCATCCGCTTGCGCCCTGGTGCTCGCCTTGTGGGCTCTGGCCGGGGCCCGCTCGGTTCTCGGCGAGGATGCCTCGCTGTCGCTGAGCATCTTTTACGGCATGATGATTGCGCTCACCGCCGTGCAGTTCGGTGCGGTGATGCCCCGGGAGTCCACGGCCGAGGGCGGCAGACCCCGACTGATCGGTTGGCTCGTCTTCGTCGTCATCTGGACAGTCGTCGTGCAGTTCGCCGTGGCCGGCTGGACCCTCAACCTCGTCGACGGCTGGCTGGTGACCGGCCTCGGCCTGCTCGACTTCGGCGGTGCGGCCATGCTGTTTCTCAGCACGGCGGCCGGCGGGCTGGGCTGGCTCCTGGTCAACCGCACCCGCGGGCCGATCGTCGCCGTTGCCGCCCCGCGGCGGGCAGCCCTGACGATCGCCTTTCTCTGGGCCGGCTTCTTCGCCGTGACGGTGGGCTCCGAGGCTGTTCCGGATGCCACGGCTCTCGCCGCGGCGGTGAACACGGTTGTCGCGCCGCTCTGCGCCGCGGTCGCCTGGGCGGTGGTGGAACGCATCCGGCACCGGCGCTTCACCCTGGGTGGCACCGTGCGCGGCGTGTTCGCCGGTCTGGTCGCGATCACCGCCGCCGCCGACGTGCTCACCCCGACCTGGGCCGGCATCCTTGGCCTGGCGGCTGGCGCGCTGGCGGCTGTGGTGTCTGGCCCGCGCGGCTCGGCGCTGGGCCACCTGCTCGCCCAGCTCTCCGCAGCGGCGCTCGGCTTGGTCTTCATCGGGATCCTGGGGGAGGGCGTCGGCGGCTTGCTGACCGGCAGCTGGGTGCAACTCGGCGCCCAACTCTTCTCGGTCGGCGTCGTTGCCGGGTTCGCCTTCTGGTTCGCCGCGACGATGGCGATCATCGTCCGCCGGTTGGGCGCACAACTCGACTGGCTGCGCCGCCGGCCCGAGCGGGCGGTCTAG
- a CDS encoding type II toxin-antitoxin system PemK/MazF family toxin: protein MAEGLVGRVTMRYRPNVDGNLDPGEIVWTWVPYEEHDGRGKDRPVLIVAGGSGTALLAVQLTSKGHDGDPEQVAIGSGSWDSSGRAGWVKIDRVTKALRARHGWT, encoded by the coding sequence GTGGCGGAGGGCCTGGTCGGCAGGGTGACGATGCGCTACCGGCCGAACGTCGACGGCAACCTGGACCCCGGCGAGATCGTCTGGACCTGGGTGCCGTATGAGGAGCACGACGGGCGCGGCAAGGACCGGCCCGTGCTCATCGTCGCCGGCGGCTCTGGCACGGCCCTGCTCGCGGTGCAGCTCACCAGCAAGGGCCATGATGGCGACCCCGAGCAGGTCGCGATCGGTTCCGGCTCCTGGGATTCCAGCGGGCGGGCGGGCTGGGTGAAGATCGACCGGGTGACGAAGGCCCTGCGCGCCCGCCACGGCTGGACGTAG
- a CDS encoding SOS response-associated peptidase — MCASYGLETTPEELDEHFAFDERGRNAAVTEWLAQNADAVVKPTGPRALNLNPLVRERLLDGEPVRRVDLAWWQLWVGGQRPKFSTINARSENLLKGAWLGPTKARRALVPVTHYFEKGRRFDLGGDLFSLAAIYNVDRTAVAGTEDGWVVSYAIVTRPAASHVEEIHDRMPLIVPPSMYADWLAPDVTADGTLVGATIAASDELADAVIPSAA; from the coding sequence ATGTGTGCGAGCTATGGACTGGAAACGACACCCGAAGAACTGGACGAGCACTTCGCCTTCGATGAGCGTGGGCGCAACGCCGCCGTCACCGAGTGGCTGGCGCAGAATGCCGACGCCGTGGTGAAACCCACGGGCCCGCGCGCCCTGAACCTCAACCCGCTGGTGCGTGAACGCCTGCTCGACGGGGAGCCGGTGCGCCGCGTCGACCTGGCCTGGTGGCAGCTCTGGGTGGGTGGCCAGCGGCCGAAGTTCTCCACCATCAACGCCCGCAGCGAGAACCTGTTGAAGGGCGCGTGGCTGGGCCCGACGAAGGCGCGGCGCGCGCTCGTGCCGGTGACGCACTATTTCGAGAAGGGGCGCCGGTTCGACCTCGGGGGAGACCTGTTCAGCCTGGCCGCGATCTACAACGTCGACCGCACAGCTGTGGCAGGCACGGAGGACGGCTGGGTGGTGTCGTACGCGATTGTCACGCGGCCGGCTGCCAGCCACGTCGAGGAGATCCACGACAGGATGCCTTTGATCGTGCCGCCCTCGATGTATGCCGACTGGCTCGCGCCCGATGTCACCGCCGACGGAACCCTCGTCGGTGCCACCATCGCAGCCTCCGACGAGCTCGCCGACGCCGTCATCCCCAGCGCCGCCTGA